The sequence GCGAGGTGATAGGCGGCGCGCCACTTGGGCGCGTTCTGCCGCGTCCGCACGAGACAGAAGTCCTTGGCGAGGCGGATGGCCTCCGTCTTGCTCGAGTAGGGCACCCGCTTCTGGTCGAGGTACTCGAGGAACTGATCGTCCTTCTCGTCGGCGTGCGCGGGCGCGACGGCCATCCCGGCTCCCGTCGCCACCAGCAACGCTGCCATCGATGCGGCGGCCCCTCGGCGCAGGGTGGTACATGTCATCGTCACTCCTAGTTTGCTCGGGTGCGGTATACGACTGTGCTCATCGGGTGCGTTCGACGGTCCATCGTACCGAATCCTCATAGTGTTACCCGTGATCGGTGTCGAACGCCATCGGCAGCGGCTTTGCGGACGATAGCGATCGCGATTTGCGCGCACGTCAATTCCCGGCGTGGCGTCGCGCGTAAATCAAGGCCTTCGGTGCAGCTTTGTGCCACACTTCGCGCATGGAGAATCCCGCACCACCCAACCTGTTGCAGCACCTATGGAAAGCCACGCTGCTGTCGGGCGTGCTCGCCTTCGTCCTCGGCGTTCTGGTCCTGGCCTGGCCCGGCATCACGATCATCGTCTTGGCGATCTTCTTCGGTGCGTATCTGTTGATCGCGGGCATCGCGCAGGTGGTGTTCGCGTTCAGCCTGCACGTCTCGGCGGGCGGTCGGGTTCTCCTGTTCATCAGCGGTGCCGCCGCACTGGTGCTGGCCGTGCTGTGCTTCCGCAGTCTGCAGGAGTCGATCCTGTTGCTGGCCATCTGGATCGGCATCGGGTTCATCTTCCGCGGCGTGGCCACCGCGGTGTCGGCGATCAGCGATCCCACCCTGCCCGGTCGGGCCTGGGAGATCTTCGTCGGCGTGATCAGCCTCATCGCCGGTGTCGTCATGCTCGCGTTGCCGTTCGAGTCGCTGGCGATCCTGGTCTGGGTCTCCGGCATCGCCTTGGTGGTCGTCGGCGTGTTCGAAGTGGTTTCCGCGTTCGCCATCCGTAAGGCGTCCAAGCACCACGGCGCCGAGCCTCGGGCGGCCACGCCGGAGACGCCCGATGCCGAAGCCTCGGTGAGCTAACCCACACTGACGTCTACTACGCCCTGTCGTAGGCTGGTCGCACAGCCACGAAAGAAGGGCAGATGGACGCGCTCGACGTTGCGCGGTGGCAGTTCGGCATCACCACCGTGTACCACTTCATCTTCGTCCCGCTGACGATCGGGCTGGCCCCGCTGATCGCCGTCATGCAAACCGCGTGGCTGATCACCGACAACCCGGCGTGGTACCGGCTGACCCGCTTCTTCGGCAAGCTGTTCCTGATCAACTTCGCGCTGGGGGTGGCCACCGGCATCGTCCAGGAGTTCCAGTTCGGGATGAACTGGAGTGAGTACTCCCGTTTTGTCGGCGACGTGTTCGGCGCTCCGCTGGCGATGGAAGGGCTCGCCGCGTTCTTCTTCGAATCCACGTTCATCGGGCTGTGGATCTTCGGGTGGAGCCGGCTTCCCCGGTTGGTCCACCTGGCCTGCATCTGGGTGGTGGCCATCGCGGTGAACATGTCGGCGTTCTTCATCATCGCCGCCAACTCGTGGATGCAGCACCCCGTCGGTGCGCGCGTCAACCCCGAGACCGGTCGCGCCGAACTGACCAGCATCGTGGCGTTGTTCACCAACAACACCGCGATCGCCGCGTTCGCCCACGCGGTGTTCGGTGCCTTCCTCACCGCGGGTACGTTCGTGGCTGCCGTCTGTGCGTGGTGGCTGGTGCGAGCCCACCGGCAGGGCCCGACGGCCGATGCGCTAAACCTCTACCGCCCTGCCGCCGTTCTCGGCAGCCTGGTCGTGCTGGTGTCCAGCGTCGGGCTGGTCTTCACCGGCGATGTTCAGGGCAAGCTGATGTTCGAGCAGCAGCCGATGAAGATGGCCTCGGCGGAATCGTTGTGCCACACCCAGACCGATCCCAAGTTCTCGATCCTCACGGTCGGCACCCACAACAACTGCGACAGCGTCGTTCACCTCATCGAGATGCCGTACGTGCTGCCATTTCTCGCCGAAGGTCAGTTCGCTGGTGTGCGCCTCGAGGGCGTCAAAGACCTGCAGGATCAGTACCAGGAGAAGTTCGGGCCCGGCGACTACCGCCCCAACCTGTTCGTCACGTACTGGTCGTTCCGCGCGATGATCGGGTTGCTGGCCGTCCCTTCGCTTTTCGCGCTGGCGGTGCTGTGGTTCACCCGCGGTGGTCGAATTCCTCAGTCCCCCTGGTTCACCCGCTTCGCCCTGCTGACGCTGCCGACCCCGTTCCTGGCCAACAGCGCGGGCTGGATATTCACCGAGATGGGCCGCCAGCCCTGGGTGGTGGTGCCCAACCCGACCGGCGACTCGATGATCCGGTTGACCGTCGCCGAAGGCGTCTCGGGCCACGGGGCGGGCATCGTCGTGCTGTCGTTGGTCACGTTCACGGCGGTATACGCGGTGCTGGCGGTGATCTGGTTCTGGTTGATCCGCCGCTACGTCGTCGCAGGACCGACCGAGCACGACGCCGAGCCGGTGCCGCCTCATCCACCCGCCGACGACGACGTGGCGCCGCTGTCGTTCGCGTACTGAGGAGGTGTCGGCGCATGTGGCTGCAGGAATTGTGGTTCGTCGTCATGGCCGGGCTGTTTCTGGGGTTCTTCGTCCTCGAGGGGTTCGACTTCGGCGTCGGCATGCTGATGGCGGCTTTCGGCCGCACCGCGACAGGCGACCCTGAGCAACACCGGCGTGCTGCGTTGAACACGATCGGCCCGGTGTGGGACGGCAACGAGGTGTGGCTGATCACCGCGGGCGGCGCGATGTTCGCCGCATTCCCGGACTGGTATGCCACCTTGTTCTCCGGGTTCTACTTGCCGCTGCTGGCGATCCTGCTGGCGATGATCCTGCGCGTGGTTGCGATCGAGTGGCGCGGCAAGATCGACGATCCGGTCTGGCAGAAGTGGGCCGACGTCGGTATCGCGGCCGGCTCGTGGGTGCCCGCGATCCTGTGGGGCGTCGTGTTCGCGGCACTGGTGCAGGGGCTGCCGGTGGACGCCGACAAACAGCTGCGGCTCTCGCTCGGCGACCTGTTCAACCCCTACACGGTGCTGGGCGGGCTGGCGACCTGCGGCTTGTTCCTTCTGCACGGCGCGTCGTTCATCGCGTTGAAAACCGATGGCGCACTGCGTAACGACGCGTTGCGGTTCGCGACCATCCTGGCGCTGCCCGTGACGGCAGCGGTCGGCGGCTTCGGGCTGTGGACCCAGCTGGCGCACGGCAAGGAATGGACCTGGATCGTGCTGGCCTTCGCGGTCCTGGCCCTGCTCGCGGCGATCACCCGCATGATCAGCGGCACGGGTGACGGATGGGCCTTCACCTACACCACGATCGTCGTCGCCGCGGTGGTGGTTCTGCTGTTCGGCGCGCTGTACCCGAACGTGATGCCGTCCACGCTGAACCCGGACTGGAGCCTGACCATCTACAACGCGTCCTCCAGCTCGTACACGCTGACGATCATGTCCTGGGCCGCACTCGCGTTCGCTCCGCTGGTTCTGCTGTACCAGGGCTGGACGTATTGGGTGTTCCGGAAACGGATTTCGGCTCACCACATCCCCCCCGGCGCCGGCCTGCCGAGGCGTTCGCCGTGAACCTCGTGCGCGCCTCGGCAGCCATGCGCCGATACCTGACCATGTCGGTGGCCTGCGGCGTCGTCATCGCCGCCGCCACCATCGGATCGGCGGTGGTGCTGGCGCGCATCGTCGCCGGCGTGATCACCGATCCCGCTTCACGCAGCCTGTCGAGCTGGACCGGTGCGCTGGCGATCCTGGTGTCGCTGTGGCTGGTTCGGACGGCGGCGCAATGGGGGCAGGGCCGCCTCTCCCAATCCGGCGCCACCGCCGTGATCGCCGACCTGGCCAACCAGGTGCTGCGCACCGTCACCGATCTGCCCCCGCGTCGTCTGGCCGCCGAACGGGATGTGGCGGCCGCCGTGATCACCCGCGGCCTCGACGGGCTGCGCCCGTTTCTCACCGCCTATCTGCCCGCGGTGTTCCTGGCCGGCATCCTCACGCCGGCAGCGGTACTGACGATTGCTGTCTACGACTGGCCGTCGGCCGTGGTCGTGCTGATCGCGCTACCGCTCATCCCGATCTTCATGGTGCTCATCGGGCTGCTGACCAGAGACCGTTCGGCGGCGGCGCTGGCCGCGATGACCACGCTGCAGTCGCGGCTGCTGGACCTGGTGGCAGGCATCCCGACGTTGCGGGCCCTCGACCGCGTCGGCGGGTCGGCGCAGCGTATCGCCGAACTCGGTGCGGCACACCGGCGTTCGGCCATGGCCACGCTGCGGATGGCGTTCCTGTCGGCGCTCGTGCTGGAACTGTTGGCCACGCTCGGGGTGGCGCTGGTCGCGGTCGGCATCGGTCTGCGCCTGGTGTTCGGCGAGATGTCGTTGACGGCAGGCCTGACGGCGCTGCTGCTGGCTCCGGAGGTGTTCTGGCCGCTGCGCCGCGTCGGGGTGGAGTTTCACGCCGCCCAAGACGGTAAGACAGCCGCGGAGGAGGCGTTTCGTCTGCTCGACACGCTGCCGCGCCGTCCGGTGGGCACCCGCACCGTGGCAGCGCGCGGCGCCACCATCCACCTGGACGCGCTGGACGCCGACGTCGAACCGGGGCGGGTCACGGTGCTGACCGGACCGAACGGTGTCGGCAAGAGCAGCCTGCTGGAGACGATCCTCGGGTTACACCCGGGCCGGGTTCTCGTCGACGGTGTCGAGGTCGCCGATCTCGCGCCGCGGGAGTGGTGGCGACAGGTGGCGTGGTTGCCACATCGGCCCGTGCTGATACCCGGCAGCGTGCGGGAGAACCTCGAGCTGTTCGGGCCGTTGCACGATATGCAGAGTGCCTGCCAGGCAGCCGGCTTCGACCAGGTGCTCGCCTTGCTGCCCGACGGCTTGGACACCGTGCTGGGCCGCGGGGGTGTCGGGCTGTCGTTGGGCCAGCGTCAGCGGCTCGGGCTTGCCCGGGTGCTGGGGTCGTCGGCGCCGGTGCTGTTGCTCGACGAGCCGACATCGCACCTCGACGCCCACATGGAGGCGCGGGTGCTCGACGCGATCGTAGCGCGGGCCCGCGCGGGCGCCACCGTGCTGGTCGTCGGCCACCGTGACGCCGTGTGCGCGATCGGCGACCAGGTGCTGCGCATGGGCAGGCTCGTCGATGCTTGAGCTGCTGCGTCCCCGGCTACCGCGACTGGCGGTGGCGGTCCTGCTCGGGGTGCTGTCGATGGGCAGCGCGCTGGCGCTGGCCGCGATCTCCGCGTGGCTGATCACCCGGGCATGGCAGATGCCGCCCGTCCTGGATCTGACGGTCGCTGTGGTCGCCGTGCGCGCGCTGGGCATCTCCCGGGGCGTGCTCGGCTACTGCCAGCGGCTGGCCTCACACGACACCGCCCTGCGCGCCGCCGCAGACGTGCGCGAAGCCCTGTTCCGCCGGTTGGCCGACGCGCCCGCGGAGGCGGCGTCGCGGCTGCCCAGCGGCGAGCTGGTGGCCCGGATCGGTGGCTCGGTCGACGAGTTGGCCGATGTGCTGGTGCGCGCGGTGCTGCCGATCGCCGTGGCCGCGGTGCTCTCGACGATCTCGGTCGCGGCCATCGCGGTCATCTCCCCCGCGGCGGCCGCCGTGCTGGCCGTCTGCCTGCTCGTCGCGGGAGTCGCCGCGCCGTGGACCGCCGCGCGTGCCGCTGCGGCGGCTGAAGCCGTTGCCGCACAGCATCACTCCGGTCGTGATGTCGCGGTGATGCTGGCGCTCGAGCACGCGCCCGAGCTTCGCGTCGGTGGGCGTCTGGACGACGTCATCGCTGAAGCCGGCCGCAGGCACCGGCAGTGGGGTCGTGAGACGGACCGCGCGGCTGCTCCGGGCGCGGTGGCCGCCGCCGCACCGATCGCCGCGATGGGGCTCAGCGTGCTGGGCGCCGTGGTCGCCGCGGTCTCGCTCGCAGACGTCGTCGCGCCGACGACGCTGGCGATCCTCATGCTGCTTCCGCTGTCGGCGTTCGAGGCCACGACCGCACTACCCGCTGCCGCAACGCAACTCACCCGCTCGCGTATCGCGGCCCGCCGCCTCAACGAACTGACCGCTCCGGCCGGGCGTGTCCGCCCGTCAGCTACCCCGATCGAACTGACACCGGGCGCTCGGCTCGCGGTGCTCGGCGCCAGCGGGTCCGGCAAGACCACGCTGCTCATGGCGATGGCCGAAAGCCCCTCAGAGAGGGCATTCTTCGCCGAGGACGCACACCTGTTCGCCACCACGGTGCGCGACAACCTATTGGTCGCCCGCGGTGACGCCACCGATGACGAGCTGCGAGATGCCTTGCGCCGGGTCGGACTTGGCGAGTGGCTGGCGGCGCTGCCCGACGGGTTGTCCACCGTTCTCGTCGGCGGTGCCGCCGCGGTCTCCGCCGGACAGCGCAGACGACTTCTGTTGGCTCGCGCGCTGATCTGTCCGGCGCCGACGGTACTGCTGGACGAACCGACCGAACATCTTGACGCCGAGGACGGCCAGCAAATCCTCACCGCCCTGCTCACCCCCGGTGGCCTGTTCTCCGAAGACCGAACCGTCGTCGTCGCCACCCACCATCTCCCCGAAGATGTTCGCTGTCAGACCCTGAACCTCGACGTCACCGGGGTAACCTCATCGATATGAGCGAGCCGGACAGGCCCGAGACGCCGCCGCCCCCACCTCAACCACCGCCTGCGCCCGGCCAATACGGGCCGTATCCCGGCAGCTATCCGCCTCCCCCGCCCCCGCAGCCCTACGCCGGTTACTCGCCGCCGCCGACCGGGCCCAAGAACGGCTTCGGTATCGCTGCCCTGGTGGTGGCGATCGTCGCGCTGCTCTCGGTCGTCTTCGGCGTGGTGCTCGGCGTCGTCGCGATCATCTTCGGTTTCCTCGGCTGGGGCAGAGCCAAGCGCGGCGAGGCGACCAACGGCGGGATGGCTGTCGCGGGCATTGTGCTGGGGTTCGTCAGCATCATCGAGGCCATCGCGGTGATCGCGCTGATGGTGTGGGGATTCGACCGCGCCGGCGGCACCGACTACCTGGAC comes from Mycolicibacterium pulveris and encodes:
- a CDS encoding DUF732 domain-containing protein; this encodes MTCTTLRRGAAASMAALLVATGAGMAVAPAHADEKDDQFLEYLDQKRVPYSSKTEAIRLAKDFCLVRTRQNAPKWRAAYHLANDQGWTETETAHFAEAAIPTYCPRVWK
- a CDS encoding HdeD family acid-resistance protein, with amino-acid sequence MENPAPPNLLQHLWKATLLSGVLAFVLGVLVLAWPGITIIVLAIFFGAYLLIAGIAQVVFAFSLHVSAGGRVLLFISGAAALVLAVLCFRSLQESILLLAIWIGIGFIFRGVATAVSAISDPTLPGRAWEIFVGVISLIAGVVMLALPFESLAILVWVSGIALVVVGVFEVVSAFAIRKASKHHGAEPRAATPETPDAEASVS
- a CDS encoding cytochrome ubiquinol oxidase subunit I; this encodes MDALDVARWQFGITTVYHFIFVPLTIGLAPLIAVMQTAWLITDNPAWYRLTRFFGKLFLINFALGVATGIVQEFQFGMNWSEYSRFVGDVFGAPLAMEGLAAFFFESTFIGLWIFGWSRLPRLVHLACIWVVAIAVNMSAFFIIAANSWMQHPVGARVNPETGRAELTSIVALFTNNTAIAAFAHAVFGAFLTAGTFVAAVCAWWLVRAHRQGPTADALNLYRPAAVLGSLVVLVSSVGLVFTGDVQGKLMFEQQPMKMASAESLCHTQTDPKFSILTVGTHNNCDSVVHLIEMPYVLPFLAEGQFAGVRLEGVKDLQDQYQEKFGPGDYRPNLFVTYWSFRAMIGLLAVPSLFALAVLWFTRGGRIPQSPWFTRFALLTLPTPFLANSAGWIFTEMGRQPWVVVPNPTGDSMIRLTVAEGVSGHGAGIVVLSLVTFTAVYAVLAVIWFWLIRRYVVAGPTEHDAEPVPPHPPADDDVAPLSFAY
- the cydB gene encoding cytochrome d ubiquinol oxidase subunit II, coding for MWLQELWFVVMAGLFLGFFVLEGFDFGVGMLMAAFGRTATGDPEQHRRAALNTIGPVWDGNEVWLITAGGAMFAAFPDWYATLFSGFYLPLLAILLAMILRVVAIEWRGKIDDPVWQKWADVGIAAGSWVPAILWGVVFAALVQGLPVDADKQLRLSLGDLFNPYTVLGGLATCGLFLLHGASFIALKTDGALRNDALRFATILALPVTAAVGGFGLWTQLAHGKEWTWIVLAFAVLALLAAITRMISGTGDGWAFTYTTIVVAAVVVLLFGALYPNVMPSTLNPDWSLTIYNASSSSYTLTIMSWAALAFAPLVLLYQGWTYWVFRKRISAHHIPPGAGLPRRSP
- the cydD gene encoding thiol reductant ABC exporter subunit CydD; this encodes MRRYLTMSVACGVVIAAATIGSAVVLARIVAGVITDPASRSLSSWTGALAILVSLWLVRTAAQWGQGRLSQSGATAVIADLANQVLRTVTDLPPRRLAAERDVAAAVITRGLDGLRPFLTAYLPAVFLAGILTPAAVLTIAVYDWPSAVVVLIALPLIPIFMVLIGLLTRDRSAAALAAMTTLQSRLLDLVAGIPTLRALDRVGGSAQRIAELGAAHRRSAMATLRMAFLSALVLELLATLGVALVAVGIGLRLVFGEMSLTAGLTALLLAPEVFWPLRRVGVEFHAAQDGKTAAEEAFRLLDTLPRRPVGTRTVAARGATIHLDALDADVEPGRVTVLTGPNGVGKSSLLETILGLHPGRVLVDGVEVADLAPREWWRQVAWLPHRPVLIPGSVRENLELFGPLHDMQSACQAAGFDQVLALLPDGLDTVLGRGGVGLSLGQRQRLGLARVLGSSAPVLLLDEPTSHLDAHMEARVLDAIVARARAGATVLVVGHRDAVCAIGDQVLRMGRLVDA
- a CDS encoding ATP-binding cassette domain-containing protein → MLELLRPRLPRLAVAVLLGVLSMGSALALAAISAWLITRAWQMPPVLDLTVAVVAVRALGISRGVLGYCQRLASHDTALRAAADVREALFRRLADAPAEAASRLPSGELVARIGGSVDELADVLVRAVLPIAVAAVLSTISVAAIAVISPAAAAVLAVCLLVAGVAAPWTAARAAAAAEAVAAQHHSGRDVAVMLALEHAPELRVGGRLDDVIAEAGRRHRQWGRETDRAAAPGAVAAAAPIAAMGLSVLGAVVAAVSLADVVAPTTLAILMLLPLSAFEATTALPAAATQLTRSRIAARRLNELTAPAGRVRPSATPIELTPGARLAVLGASGSGKTTLLMAMAESPSERAFFAEDAHLFATTVRDNLLVARGDATDDELRDALRRVGLGEWLAALPDGLSTVLVGGAAAVSAGQRRRLLLARALICPAPTVLLDEPTEHLDAEDGQQILTALLTPGGLFSEDRTVVVATHHLPEDVRCQTLNLDVTGVTSSI
- a CDS encoding DUF4190 domain-containing protein gives rise to the protein MSEPDRPETPPPPPQPPPAPGQYGPYPGSYPPPPPPQPYAGYSPPPTGPKNGFGIAALVVAIVALLSVVFGVVLGVVAIIFGFLGWGRAKRGEATNGGMAVAGIVLGFVSIIEAIAVIALMVWGFDRAGGTDYLDCVSRAGSDQAALEQCANEFQRRVEDQFSVTIEPTR